A stretch of Myxocyprinus asiaticus isolate MX2 ecotype Aquarium Trade chromosome 42, UBuf_Myxa_2, whole genome shotgun sequence DNA encodes these proteins:
- the isoc1 gene encoding isochorismatase domain-containing protein 1 gives MADSHSNNNHVPVLFSFSVFSRPSSVAVGSGYEVLIQKFRSIYGYQIDVHRKFVIQYFSEEWGQFIDLPKGFTISEKCRLRLVPVQMDITILGNLSPATTVFFCCDMQERFRPAIKYFGDIISVGQRLLQGARILGIPVVVSEQYPKGLGNTVQEMDLTGAKLVFPKTKFSMVLPEVETLLAEIPGVRSVVLFGVETHVCIQQTALDLIGRGFEVHIVADATSSRSMMDRMFALERLSRTGIIVTTSESVLLQLLSDKEHPKFKEIQNIIKASAPESGLLSKI, from the exons ATGGCGGACTCCCACAGCAACAATAACCATGTTCCCGTGTTATTCTCGTTCTCCGTGTTTTCTCGGCCCTCGTCCGTGGCCGTGGGCTCTGGTTATGAAGTGCTCATCCAGAAGTTTCGGTCCATTTACGGATATCAGATCGATGTCCACCGTAAATTCGTGATTCAGTATTTCTCCGaggaatggggccagttcattgATTTGCCGAAGGGATTCACGATCTCGGAGAAATGTCGGCTCAGATTAGTGCCCGTGCAGATGGAT ATCACGATATTAGGAAACCTGTCACCCGCCACCACAGTTTTCTTCTGCTGCGACATGCAGGAGAGATTCAGACCTGCCATCAAATACTTCGGGGACATCATCAGTGTGGGACAGAGGCTG CTGCAGGGAGCTCGTATTCTGGGTATTCCTGTGGTGGTATCGGAGCAGTACCCTAAAGGTCTGGGCAACACAGTGCAGGAGATGGACCTGACCGGCGCTAAACTAGTTTTCCCCAAAACCAAGTTCTCCATGGTGCTTCCTGAGGTGGAGACGCTGCTGGCTGAGATTCCAGGAGTCCGCAGTGTTGTTCTGTTTGGAGTTGAG ACGCATGTGTGCATTCAGCAGACCGCTCTGGATCTGATTGGACGAGGGTTTGAAGTGCACATTGTTGCTGACGCCACGTCCTCCAGAAGCATGATGGACAGGATGTTTGCACTAGAG CGTCTGTCTCGCACTGGAATCATCGTCACCACAAGTGAATCGGTTCTTCTGCAGCTACTGTCTGATAAAGAACATCCAAAGTTCAAAGAGATTCAGAACATCATTAAAGCCAGCGCTCCAGAGTCAGGCCTGCTGTCAAAGATCTGA